A single Brassica rapa cultivar Chiifu-401-42 chromosome A04, CAAS_Brap_v3.01, whole genome shotgun sequence DNA region contains:
- the LOC103863867 gene encoding putative F-box protein At3g28280 produces MVFLPDDLCATILSRLPIKVFTSFKLVCKQWNSVVDSPIFRELFIAQHQNTHSSSWSLIMGAVDRTEFLAHYRCNTWGLQRSLDSYISSFIAYKFENQRHNYRRGSVVAYSDAGFVLMDVSSYSYAGSTFEKRSLCVANPVSQECIEIDAPKAFENSGIFRPFGIATRTNNGVVTSYKIVAFSSESYVENLGLMIYSSETGLWSRKLHLHSKSESCPHTISLNGNLHWLSRNNDELVSMDFNATNMASGPFRYTDFPDLEKRVKFARACTTYQGSLMYINIVSQDGSVDHKLCVWRLKSWEWQLISEISTALTETKFDYIPLRINSCDATTAYFLSQKHKRLIAINLRNGERMLHRELELSSGGRRILRSLRYSQGSYFYSFVLPQWLYRLPRQQR; encoded by the coding sequence ATGGTTTTCTTGCCAGATGATCTCTGTGCAACAATATTATCGAGACTACCGATAAAAGTCTTCACAAGTTTCAAACTGGTTTGCAAGCAATGGAACTCAGTTGTTGACTCTCCGATTTTCCGCGAACTTTTCATAGCCCAACACCAAAACACTCATTCTTCTTCATGGTCGCTCATTATGGGTGCAGTTGATAGGACAGAGTTCTTGGCTCACTACAGATGCAACACTTGGGGGCTTCAACGGTCTCTAGACTCCTACATCTCCTCTTTCATTGCCTACAAGTTCGAGAACCAGAGACACAATTACCGACGAGGCAGCGTCGTGGCTTACAGCGATGCAGGGTTTGTTTTGATGGATGTATCATCTTACAGCTATGCTGGATCGACTTTCGAGAAACGATCCCTGTGCGTGGCCAATCCAGTTTCACAGGAGTGCATTGAGATTGATGCTCCTAAAGCGTTTGAAAATAGTGGAATTTTCAGGCCTTTTGGAATAGCCACACGAACTAATAACGGCGTCGTTACAAGTTATAAAATTGTTGCGTTTTCATCTGAGAGCTACGTTGAGAACTTAGGTTTGATGATATATTCATCTGAGACAGGTTTGTGGAGTCGCAAATTGCATCTCCATTCTAAGTCTGAGAGTTGTCCCCATACCATTAGCTTGAACGGAAATCTTCACTGGCTATCCCGCAATAATGATGAACTTGTATCTATGGATTTCAACGCCACTAACATGGCATCTGGTCCATTCCGCTACACGGACTTCCCTGATTTAGAAAAACGTGTCAAATTCGCAAGAGCTTGCACAACTTATCAAGGAAGTCTCATGTATATTAACATAGTCTCCCAAGATGGAAGTGTAGACCATAAGTTATGCGTATGGCGGCTCAAGAGCTGGGAATGGCAACTAATATCTGAAATCTCTACGGCTTTGACTGAGACCAAATTCGATTATATTCCTTTGAGAATTAACTCTTGTGATGCTACAACAGCCTACTTTCTCAGCCAGAAGCACAAACGTTTGATAGCTATTAACTTACGCAATGGTGAGCGTATGCTCCACAGGGAGTTGGAACTTAGCAGCGGTGGGCGGCGCATTCTGAGATCTCTTCGCTACTCGCAAGGTTCTTATTTTTACTCATTCGTTCTCCCACAGTGGCTGTATCGGTTACCCAGGCAGCAACGGTGA
- the LOC103863761 gene encoding uncharacterized protein LOC103863761: MEKSRMPRNVYEPLKTYFLKVNINCHGCNRKVKKTLRKVEGVYSVDIDTDQQAVIVRGNLDPEILVTKLNRRGKYAELLFMSPFHGNHHDNRSLRNAPYNFGNNHFNNVPSYERQSDGEMMKMMMANNMKPVMMNEADYFQMSDSSEDFQELFGETAQRHNYDEEVHPNLMRDMDLGYSNAYPAAETMNMHIPGRSNNTMMNERSFHGQMMNGPSLVPQFMNQEQFSARQLNGFYY; this comes from the exons ATGGAGAAATCAAGAATGCCAAGAAACGTTTATGAACCTTTGAAG ACATATTTTCTCAAGGTTAACATCAACTGCCATGGATGTAATAGGAAAGTGAAGAAAACATTGAGAAAAGTTGAAG GTGTTTACTCTGTTGATATAGACACAGATCAACAAGCAGTGATTGTTAGAGGTAACTTGGATCCAGAGATTTTGGTCACGAAGTTGAACAGAAGAGGAAAGTATGCAGAGCTTTTGTTCATGAGTCCTTTCCATGGTAATCATCATGACAACAGAAGCTTGAGGAACGCACCATACAACTTCGGAAACAATCACTTTAACAATGTCCCAAGTTACGAAAGGCAAAGCGATGGagagatgatgaagatgatgatggcGAACAACATGAAACCTGTGATGATGAACGAGGCAGACTACTTTCAGATGAGCGATTCTTCTGAAGATTTCCAGGAGCTGTTTGGAGAAACAGCGCAAAGACACAACTATGATGAAGAGGTGCATCCAAATCTGATGAGGGACATGGATCTTGGATATTCTAATGCATACCCTGCAGCAGAAACAATGAACATGCATATTCCAGGAAGATCTAATAATACGATGATGAATGAGAGATCTTTCCACGGTCAGATGATGAACGGTCCATCTCTAGTTCCACAGTTTATGAATCAGGAACAGTTCAGCGCAAGGCAACTTAATGGATTCTACTACTGA
- the LOC103863758 gene encoding uncharacterized protein At1g66480, translating into MGNIIMVRRKKATVMKIDGDTFRLQTPARVSDATKEYPGFVLFDSESVKRYGVRVKPLEPNHILAPNKTYFLVELPNLANRNKLPFRRVMSGIHVSAKERLEMLMLSRRAVSDVALARSDGGNGIGSGQTRVSLKLPRSQIMKLMGESHDASEVTERIIALYRESSGEIQGGRDSNDICWELGAGVLKNNNYKAREKHVSFAENGGKGEIVVL; encoded by the exons ATGGGGAACATTATCATGGTGAGGAGAAAGAAGGCGACAGTAATGAAGATCGACGGCGATACTTTCCGGCTCCAAACTCCGGCCCGAGTGAGCGACGCCACCAAAGAATATCCTGGCTTCGTGCTGTTTGACTCCGAGTCCGTGAAAAGATATGGAGTTCGCGTCAAGCCGCTTGAGCCGAACCATATCTTAGCGcctaataaaacttattttctaGTGGAGCTGCCTAACCTTGCGAATAGGAATAAGCTTCCGTTCCGAAGAGTTATGTCCGGTATACATGTTAGCGCCAAGGAGCGTCTGGAAATGCTAATGCTTTCCCGGAGGGCCGTCTCTGACGTGGCTTTAGCAAGATCTGACGGCGGAAATGGGATTGGGTCTGGACAGACGAGGGTGAGCCTGAAGCTGCCTCGGTCTCAGATCATGAAGTTAATGGGAGAGAGCCACGATGCATCTGAAGTCACGGAGAGGATCATTGCTCTCTACCGAGAGAGTTCCGGCGAGATACAAGGCGGCCGAGATAGCAATGATATTTGTTGGGAACTTGGAGCTGGAGTTTTGAAGAACAATAATTACAAGGCCCGAGAG AAGCATGTGAGCTTCGCGGAGAACGGAGGGAAAGGTGAAATTGTTGTTTTATAG
- the LOC103863760 gene encoding pyridoxal kinase has translation MPFSLSTTTTTLRSPNPNFRSRKSRMSTPPVLSLALPSDTGRVLSIQSHTVQGYVGNKSAVFPLQLLGYDVDPINSVQFSNHTGYPTFKGQVLNGEQLWELIEGLEANDLLFYTHLLTGYIGSVSFLNTILEVINKLRSVNPNLTYVCDPVMGDEGKLYVPEELVHVYREKVVPLASMLTPNQFEAEKLTGLRINSEEDGREACAILHAAGPSKVVITSITIGGLLLLIGSHQKEKGQKPEQFKILIDKIPAYFTGTGDLMTALLLGWSNKYPESLDKAAELAVSTLQALLRRTLDDYKRAGYDPTSSSLEIRLIQSQDDIRNPNVELKAERYR, from the exons ATGCCATTCTCTCTGTCGACGACAACCACCACTCTCAGATCTCCTAATCCAAACTTTAG ATCGAGAAAATCGAGAATGTCGACGCCTCCTGTTCTCTCGCTTGCTCTGCCTTCAGACACTGGTCGTGTTCTTAGTATCCAATCTCACACTGTACAG GGATATGTTGGTAACAAGTCAGCTGTGTTTCCTCTTCAATTGTTGGGGTATGATGTGGATCCAATCAACTCCGTACAGTTCTCGAACCATACAG GGTATCCTACATTCAAAGGACAGGTTTTGAATGGGGAACAATTGTGGGAGTTGATTGAAGGCCTTGAAGCTAATGATTTATTGTTCTACACTCACTTATTAACAG GCTATATTGGATCTGTATCTTTTCTGAATACAATTTTGGAGGTTATCAATAAGCTTCGTTCTGTAAACCCGAATCTTACATATG TATGTGATCCGGTGATGGGTGATGAAGGAAAGTTGTATGTACCTGAAGAATTGGTGCATGTTTATCGTGAGAAG GTAGTTCCCCTGGCTTCTATGTTGACTCCTAACCAGTTTGAGGCAGAAAAATTAACAGGACTAAG GATAAATTCTGAGGAAGATGGCAGAGAAGCTTGTGCTATTCTTCATGCAGCTGGTCCTTCAAAG GTGGTGATCACTAGCATCACTATAGGAGGCCTTCTATTACTTATTGGAAGCCATCAGAAAGAAAAG GGGCAGAAGCCTGAGCAATTCAAGATTTTGATAGACAAAATCCCTGCGTATTTTACG GGAACAGGGGATCTCATGACTGCTCTTCTACTTGGTTGGAGTAAT AAATACCCTGAGAGTCTTGACAAGGCTGCCGAGCTTGCAGTTTCAACGTTGCAG GCGCTTCTGCGAAGGACGCTTGATGATTACAAACGAGCCGGGTATGATCCCACCTCAAGTAGCTTGGAGATTAGATTGATACAGAGCCAGGACGATATTCGAAACCCAAATGTTGAACTGAAAGCTGAGAGATACAGGTGA
- the LOC103863868 gene encoding basic proline-rich protein-like produces MMPCWPPFPPFGPPGCGPPTPGCGLPPGCWPPGQPPPGSMPPGWPLGPPPPGSVPPRFPGWPSGPSPPGCMPPGWLQQQGDPGNSETPDPPKPPQNPQILRSPPGLDGSNVVKPPTGPVPGSGNNEVKPPTGPNPGAESDPPLY; encoded by the coding sequence ATGATGCCTTGCTGGCCGCCTTTTCCGCCGTTCGGACCACCAGGGTGCGGACCTCCGACACCGGGATGCGGACTACCCCCAGGGTGCTGGCCGCCAGGTCAACCACCACCAGGCTCCATGCCACCGGGCTGGCCACTTGGTCCACCACCTCCTGGCTCTGTGCCACCGAGATTCCCTGGCTGGCCTTCTGGTCCGTCACCACCTGGCTGCATGCCACCAGGATGGCTACAGCAACAAGGTGACCCTGGTAACTCAGAAACGCCAGATCCTCCCAAACCGCCACAAAATCCACAGATCCTCCGATCTCCCCCTGGACTTGATGGTTCTAATGTAGTGAAACCTCCAACAGGTCCAGTTCCTGGTAGTGGCAATAATGAAGTGAAACCTCCAACTGGTCCGAATCCTGGCGCAGAATCTGATCCGCCACTCTACTAG
- the LOC103863756 gene encoding E3 ubiquitin-protein ligase SINA-like 7, whose translation MVGASVPVSGEKDGASSILTQKRKRSSKSSPDKRLSPALLDLNVLDCPICFEAFTIPIFQCENGHLACSSCCPKISNKCPTCALPTGHIRCRAMESVVESVCVIPPHTMRDSIGSFAANPLM comes from the exons ATGGTGGGAGCCTCGGTGCCGGTTTCGGGCGAAAAAGATGGAGCGAGCAGCATTCTCACACAGAAGAGAAAACGGTCTTCCAAATCTTCACCTGATAAGAGACTCTCGCCGGCGCTGCTCGATCTGAATGTTCTTGATTGTCCCATTTGCTTCGAAGCATTCACGATTCCTATCTTCCAG TGTGAGAATGGACATTTAGCTTGCTCTTCTTGCTGTCCCAAAATTAGTAACAAATGTCCAACATGTGCTTTGCCTACTGGTCACATTCGCTGCAGAGCAATGGAGAGTGTTGTTGAATCAGTTTGTGTTATTCCACCGCACACCATGAGAGATTCAATTGGTTCCTTTGCGGCCAACCCATTAATGTAA
- the LOC103863762 gene encoding E3 ubiquitin-protein ligase SINA-like 7: protein MECVSSTEDKPRTGILNLDVLSCPICIEPFTIPIFQCDNGHLACSSCCPKLRNKCPSCAWPVGHSRCRALETVLESTSIPCQNAEFGCTEKLTYGEESTHENTCSFSPCSCPVQDCNYIGSYKDVYVHYKKLIHKNPQSTSQRYRVRCGESFCVKMNISDNLVIGTLYKERLLFTVQSFRKSNGVYVTVSCIAPSSPKAGKFSYCITYTVHGLSITYKSPELKKIQRVSFHTPTENYMLIRNSSLHGESLEMRICIKKEKEMKRTI from the exons ATGGAGTGTGTCTCAAGCACAGAGGATAAACCACGCACAGGAATACTTAATCTTGATGTTCTCAGTTGCCCTATTTGCATCGAGCCATTCACTATTCCTATCTTCCAG TGTGATAATGGGCACTTAGCTTGCTCCTCTTGCTGTCCCAAACTGCGTAATAAATGCCCTTCCTGTGCTTGGCCTGTTGGCCACAGTCGCTGCAGAGCATTGGAGACTGTTCTTGAGTCGACCTCTATCCCATGCCAAAACGCCGAGTTTGGATGCACCGAAAAATTGACTTATGGGGAAGAATCAACTCATGAAAATACGTGCAGTTTCTCTCCATGCTCCTGCCCTGTACAAGATTGCAATTACATTGGCTCATACAAGGATGTCTACGTTCACTATAAAAAACTTATCCACAAGAACCCCCAATCAACATCACAGCGCTATAGGGTCCGTTGTGGCGAATCCTTTTGTGTCAAGATGAATATCAGTGATAACTTAGTAATCGGTACGTTGTATAAGGAGAGGCTATTGTTTACAGTGCAGAGTTTCAGGAAGTCTAATGGTGTGTATGTTACTGTAAGCTGCATTGCACCATCTTCTCCAAAAGCAGGAAAGTTCTCATATTGTATAACTTATACAGTGCATGGACTCAGTATAACTTACAAATCACCAGAGTTGAAGAAGATTCAGAGAGTGAGCTTTCATACACCTACAGAGAATTATATGTTGATTCGTAACAGTTCACTGCATGGTGAATCGTTGGAGATGAGGATTTGCATCAAGAAGGAAAAAGAGATGAAACGTACGATATAA